The region TAAGAGGAGAAACGAGCAACATGCTCGAAGAGATTAATCTGCTTTACTGCCAGTACTCTAGACTCAAATGACTGGGAATGAAGGAGGGTGGAGGGATTCACAGTGAAAACAAGTCTCAGCCATAAAACTGGCTCATAAAAATCATCTGGCGGAAGGCTGAAACAGCCAAGATAAAGTCCATCTAATCAATACAAACAGATAACTTAGTGAAACTTTGTTCAGAacatgaactgaactgaaagaGAACTGAAAAGAGGTGGGATCTCCTGTGAGTTAAAGTCTCAATCGAAGGGCGGGGTCAGTTCAGATCCTTGAGGCattcatcatgctgtgggctgtAAGTCTTTGCATCCTCTGGGCCTCCTTCACCCTCGGAGTCCCGGTAAACAGAGAGAGGCAGAAGCTGCTGCTCATATCCTTCGACGGTTTCCGGTGGGACTACGACCATGATGTGGACACTCCAAACCTTGACCAGATGGCCATAGACGGAGTAAAGGCCCATTATGTTACTCCTCCATACATCACCGTCACCAGTCCTACGCACTTCACCCTCCTTACAGGTaaaatgtttcactttctgCAACAGTTTATGTGGTTAAGGATCTGCTTATTATGACAGAATTGGAAAATGATTTGATTTTactttgaaacaactgaaaacaaacaggagaaacaaattAGATGTTGAATCAATATCTGTGAATATGGACTGCAAGCCATCTGATGGGGGTTCTCCTCCACAGGCCGTTACATTGAGAATCATGGGGTGATCCACAACATGTGGTTCAACACCACGACGATGGAGAAGAAGCCCTACTATCAGACCCAGTTTGTGAACGAGTGGTGGGACAACGGCACACTGCCAATCTGGATCACAGCGCAGCGACAGGTCTGAGCAGAACCATTTCCATCTTAGCAACAGAACCCCTTTCTGTTCTTCAAACAGCTCTGAAGTTCTTCTGCAGGCCTAGATGTTACGAGATAAAGATTACACAAAAGGTTTACCTGgatgtggaggaaaagttaaAGGCACGATATATAGTTTGGATTTCCTAACCCAGCTGTGGGTGCTGTATGGCTCACTGCCCAGGGTGGCATGCAGCAGAGAATTAAAGGGCCATTTCATTTTTTAGATATCTAGTCCGCATCTACTCAACATCTAAAATACCTGTCCTGAATTGGATTATTTTACACGGAACAGagattatttaaaatacaaactgaAACTGATGAAAACTTTATTCGTTTCTGTAGTTTATACAATTACTATGAGGAAGGGACTTGCCCCAGGGTGCCATTTGTGTCAGAACCACTACTATGACCCGCTTTACGACCTGATGAAGCCTGTACCTATCTGTCAATATATTCAGCACACACGTTATATGCAATGTCCCTTTTTTACCTTTCCAGGGTCTGAAAGCTGGCTCTCTTCACTTTCCTGGAACAGCTTCCAGTTACCAGGGACAGGTTGCTATGATGCGCGAAGTGGAGCCCATCCGTTACAACTACAAGAATGAGACCGCTTGGTACGAGAACACAGACAAGGTGATGGACTGGTTCAGAGATCAGGATCTGGACTTTGTGTCTATGTACTTCGGTGAACCAGACGGCACCGGCCACAGATACGGCCCTGACTCACCAGAACGCAGAGAGATGGTGAAGCAAGTGGACAGAACCGTGGGCTACATCCGAAACTCAACTGAAAATCACGGGCTGACCAAACAACTGAACATCATCATCACAGCAGACCACGGCATGACTTCCATCTATCGTGGTGCTCAGCTGGAAGAAATCACCCTGTCAAAAATCCCTGGATTTAACTTTCAAGATGTGTCCTTCCACCTGTTGGACTACGGACCATCCGGGATGCTGCTGCCTAAGCCCGGAAAGCTGGAGACGGTTTACAACGCCCTGAAGGGGGCTCACCCACACCTGCATGTGTATAAGAAGGAGGAGATGCCGGAGCACCTTCACTTCTCAAACAATGACCGCATCCCGCCCATCATTTTATGGACTGACCCTGGATACGTTCTCAATGGGGTGCGTATATtggtttaaatttgtttttgctcaAAAGACTGCATCTGCATCTAATAACTAAGAGGTGGGTGTTCACTACACATGCACAGTGATACATTTCAAGCCCTTATTCTGttctattaataaaatattaaaatatttcatcagatcaataaaataagatttttaacacagaaatatgaTTTTATGATCATGCTATGACCTTCACAATAATAGAGAAGACGGTACAGTTgcccagcagacagtcactgatgCCTACTACAGGGAAGGTAAATCTCGTTGCTAAAAAAGCTGGCTATTCACAGAGGTGTATCCAAGCATATAGGTGGAAAGTtctgtgaaaagaaaaagtgggctaaaaaaggtgcacaagaaTCTGTGATAATTGCAGCTTTGAGAGGATTATtaagcaaagcccattcaagagtttCGCGAGATTCACAACATGTGTACTGCAGCTGGATTGAGAACCTGAAAatccaccatacacacatttcaggacATGGGCTAAACTGTTCCATATCTTCTggtaagccactcctgaaccagtcACAACGTCAGAAGCATCTACCTTGGCTAAGGAGAAATGAACTGGACTGTTTCTCTgcggtccaaagtcctcttttcagatgatagTAAATTTTGGACTTCATTTAGAAGTGAATGTCTCAGAGTATGGAGGAAGAATGGAGAGGCTCAGAATCCAAATTGCTTGAAGTGCAATGTtaggtttccacagtcagtgttaacgtggggtgccttgtcatctgctggttctggtccactggtccacagtcaacgcaggcatctaccaggaaattttagatCAGGtgatgcttccctctgctgtcaagctttatggagatgctgatttcattttgcagcaggacttggtaccggccCACATTGCCAAAGTTACCAATACTTGCTTAAATCACCATGGTAacaccagcaaactggcctgactcaAATCCCACAAAGAACCTATTGACTGTGGTCAAGAAGTGgtcaagaagaagatgagagacaccagaatcaacaatgcagatgacctggagACCACTATCCaaacaacctgggcttcctgaacacctcagcagaaccacaggctgatcacttCCTTGCTACACTGCAATGATGCAGTTatttatgcaaaaggagcccagaccaggTACTGAGTGCAGATTCTGCACAGAATATAAACATACTCTTCTGTAGGTCCACAATTTTggattaaaatacttttttctggactgatgtaatattttaaggTTCTAGGAAAcggatttttgtgttttcatcagctgtaagCAACAATCACCAAAAgcaaaagaaagaatgaaatgtttgaaacgTATCACGCTGTGTGAGATTATATACTAATTTATTGAACCACACCTTAACCTGCAGCAGGAAAACACAAATCTGATGTTTCTGCTTATAAATGACCTGACGTACATCATGAAGGACAGTTTAAAGCCAAAGTGACAGGAACTCTGACAGTTCCCTCCCCACAGCAAGTCTCATTGATTTACCCTTTAAAG is a window of Girardinichthys multiradiatus isolate DD_20200921_A chromosome Y, DD_fGirMul_XY1, whole genome shotgun sequence DNA encoding:
- the LOC124864915 gene encoding ectonucleotide pyrophosphatase/phosphodiesterase family member 7-like, giving the protein MLWAVSLCILWASFTLGVPVNRERQKLLLISFDGFRWDYDHDVDTPNLDQMAIDGVKAHYVTPPYITVTSPTHFTLLTGRYIENHGVIHNMWFNTTTMEKKPYYQTQFVNEWWDNGTLPIWITAQRQGLKAGSLHFPGTASSYQGQVAMMREVEPIRYNYKNETAWYENTDKVMDWFRDQDLDFVSMYFGEPDGTGHRYGPDSPERREMVKQVDRTVGYIRNSTENHGLTKQLNIIITADHGMTSIYRGAQLEEITLSKIPGFNFQDVSFHLLDYGPSGMLLPKPGKLETVYNALKGAHPHLHVYKKEEMPEHLHFSNNDRIPPIILWTDPGYVLNGYFPVQFNKGEHGFDNQEMDMKPFFRAVGPAFHKNLEVGPFETVNIYPLMCHILGIQPELNDGHLSATQRMLVTSADGKTVNYWKNGFIGLSAVAGFLLLVFTVATSYKILQRKRKNKRLESSTEEEKTKKTSL